TCGAGCCGCCGGTGGGTTTCACGATGCGGTCGAGGGCCGAGGTGTCGGCCTGCGGGCCGATCGCGAGGGCGATCAGCGGCACCGGCCGCTTCGGGTCGGAGAGCTTCTCCAGCTTGCCCACCAGGGCGTCGAGGCCGATGCCGTGGGCGTCGTCGTTGGTGCCGTCGGTGACGATGACCAGCGCGTTGAACTTCCCGCTCGCATAGGCCGAGCGGGCTTCCTCGTACGCGGCGAGCGTGGTGTCGTACAGGCCGGTGGCGCCCTGGGGCTGCGGGGCCAGCGCGCGGAAGGCGTCGGCGAGCGCTTCGCGGTGGCTGCTGCCGTCCTCGTCCCGGCCGCCGAGCCGCTCGGTGGGGGAGAGCTCCACGTAGTCCTTGTCGCCGTCCAGTGTGGTGGCGAATTTCCACAGCCCGATCTCGTCGTCGGAGGTGAAGGTGGTCAGTGCCTGGAGGAGGGAATTCTTGGCGAGGTCCATCCGGGACCGGCCGCTGTGCCCCGGGACCGGTGCGCCCATCGACGTCGAGGCGTCCACGACGGTGGAGAGCCGGGCGCTTTGCACCGTGATCGTCCACATGCCCATCAGGGCCTGGAGTTCCTTCACCGCCGGCGGCTCGGCGGGGGCGGCGGAGTACGGCTGCGGGTCGCGTCCGCCGGCCGTCGTGACCACCTTCGGGTCCGCCTCGCCGTTGGCGGCCCGGAAGCCGTGCCGGCGCAGCGCACGCTGTCCGGCGGGCTCGCTCAGCAGCGTCATGAAGCGGTTGGCGGCGCGCGACTGTTCAGGGCCCGTCTCGCTGTTGTCGACCAGGGTGTAGGGGTAGTCGAGCCGGGCCGTGCCGCCCTCGGGGTAGATCAGGTCCAGATCCGGCCCGCCGTCCGCGCGCGTGTTGTGGGCGAAAGCGGCCTGCTCGGACAGCAGCAGCGCCTGGTTGCGGCGCGGATTGTCCTGCTCCTTACCGGAGCCGTCGCGGGGCAGGGTGGCCATGGCCTGCCCGTCGCCGTCCGCGACCCGCTGGTTGAGCAGCCTGGCCGTGGCGGCGGTGCGGGTGTCCGCCGTCACGTGGTCCGGTGCCTCCTTGGCGTGGGCGGCGCTGATGCGGGCCAGTGAGAGCAGTCCGGTGGCGCTGTGGGACGGGTCGGCGACGCCCAGGCGCAGGGCGTCGCCGGACGCCGTGGCGCGGGTCAGTTCCGTCCAGGTGTAGGTCTTTGCCGGCCAGCCCAGCGACTTGGCGGCCCGGGGTACGGCGCCCAGTGCGATCGGGGACGAGGCGAGGGTGCCGGCGGCGGTCAGCGGGGTCCCGCGCTCCGCCTCGACCCGGTCCACCCACAGGCTCGAATCCGGTATCCAGACCTGGAATTCGGGGTCGACCGGCCGCTGTCCGAAGGCGTC
This genomic stretch from Streptomyces nigrescens harbors:
- a CDS encoding substrate-binding and VWA domain-containing protein produces the protein MGRHSLPDAPAPARTGARRGARPRALVLATGLVLTVAAGTVVALDSGLLPFGGPCDGEATRLDVAASPDIAPAIEAVAKSAREGATRTDGRCLDVKVTARAAHEIADAFGQRPVDPEFQVWIPDSSLWVDRVEAERGTPLTAAGTLASSPIALGAVPRAAKSLGWPAKTYTWTELTRATASGDALRLGVADPSHSATGLLSLARISAAHAKEAPDHVTADTRTAATARLLNQRVADGDGQAMATLPRDGSGKEQDNPRRNQALLLSEQAAFAHNTRADGGPDLDLIYPEGGTARLDYPYTLVDNSETGPEQSRAANRFMTLLSEPAGQRALRRHGFRAANGEADPKVVTTAGGRDPQPYSAAPAEPPAVKELQALMGMWTITVQSARLSTVVDASTSMGAPVPGHSGRSRMDLAKNSLLQALTTFTSDDEIGLWKFATTLDGDKDYVELSPTERLGGRDEDGSSHREALADAFRALAPQPQGATGLYDTTLAAYEEARSAYASGKFNALVIVTDGTNDDAHGIGLDALVGKLEKLSDPKRPVPLIALAIGPQADTSALDRIVKPTGGSTHLVSDPSQIHQVMLKAIMAAGSNGPR